From Alcaligenes faecalis, the proteins below share one genomic window:
- a CDS encoding 2Fe-2S iron-sulfur cluster-binding protein: MAHRVDIKETGEQFWVEPQETILQAAQRQGVRIYSDCEFGGCGTCRIQVTRGKVCYEDDCLPMSIADEEHEQGHAAACQARLDADIEISLAAHRDELPEVQQVRAQVHSVERACQGIWRLSLQLPQDVQVQFRPGQYLNILFEDGRARSFSMANADAAQGRIELHVREVEGGRFTQACLPALKAGDELLLELPLGVFYWRERDWRPMVMVATGTGIAPIKAILESLLDKDDCPPVSLYWGMNRPEDLYLAQEIESWADRLCEFRFVPVLSHADESWQGARGYVQQQVCRDEPDLSEHAIYLCGSPVMIEQARGLFKEHGANEQFMYADAFNFQSDTSSAEPSLA, from the coding sequence ATGGCCCATCGTGTCGACATCAAGGAAACCGGCGAGCAGTTCTGGGTAGAACCGCAAGAGACCATCTTGCAGGCCGCCCAGCGCCAAGGCGTGCGCATTTATAGCGACTGTGAGTTTGGCGGTTGCGGTACCTGCCGTATTCAGGTCACTCGCGGGAAGGTTTGTTATGAGGATGACTGCCTGCCCATGAGCATTGCTGATGAAGAACACGAGCAGGGTCATGCCGCCGCCTGCCAGGCTCGACTGGATGCCGATATTGAAATCAGTCTGGCCGCTCATCGTGACGAGTTGCCTGAAGTGCAACAAGTCAGGGCACAGGTTCATAGCGTGGAGCGGGCGTGCCAGGGCATCTGGCGCTTGAGCTTGCAGCTGCCCCAGGACGTGCAAGTGCAGTTTCGTCCTGGTCAGTATCTGAACATCCTGTTCGAGGACGGGCGTGCACGCAGTTTTTCCATGGCCAATGCCGATGCCGCACAGGGGCGCATTGAATTGCATGTGCGGGAAGTGGAAGGCGGCCGTTTCACCCAGGCATGTCTGCCGGCGCTGAAAGCCGGAGACGAGCTGCTGCTGGAGCTGCCCTTGGGCGTGTTCTATTGGCGCGAGCGAGACTGGAGGCCCATGGTCATGGTGGCTACTGGTACGGGTATTGCACCGATCAAGGCGATTCTGGAGTCCTTGCTGGACAAGGACGATTGCCCGCCTGTCAGCCTGTATTGGGGGATGAACCGACCCGAGGATTTGTATCTGGCCCAGGAAATCGAATCTTGGGCAGACCGCTTGTGCGAGTTCCGTTTCGTCCCTGTGCTCTCTCATGCTGACGAGAGTTGGCAAGGCGCGCGCGGCTATGTGCAGCAACAGGTGTGTCGGGATGAACCTGACCTGTCAGAGCATGCCATTTACTTGTGCGGCTCGCCCGTGATGATTGAGCAGGCCCGTGGTCTGTTCAAGGAGCATGGCGCCAATGAGCAGTTCATGTATGCCGATGCCTTCAACTTTCAGTCCGATACCAGCTCGGCAGAGCCTTCTCTTGCCTAG
- a CDS encoding 2Fe-2S iron-sulfur cluster-binding protein encodes MVQITFASNNDLVVSAAENSNLLRVSIRERGGIPFKCGGGICGTCKCRITEGLSNTDEVKAKEHKHLSEQDLAEGFRMACQTFVRGDVTVSW; translated from the coding sequence ATGGTTCAGATTACATTTGCGTCGAATAATGATTTGGTGGTGTCTGCCGCCGAGAACAGTAACTTGCTGCGGGTTTCCATCCGCGAGCGCGGTGGCATCCCGTTCAAGTGCGGGGGCGGGATCTGCGGCACCTGCAAGTGCCGAATTACGGAAGGGCTGAGCAATACGGATGAGGTTAAGGCCAAGGAACACAAGCATTTGTCCGAGCAGGATCTGGCAGAGGGTTTTCGTATGGCGTGCCAGACCTTTGTTCGTGGTGACGTTACGGTGAGCTGGTAA
- a CDS encoding ornithine cyclodeaminase family protein, whose protein sequence is MLHLTDQQLHELLDAPAVQEVLEQAFIEFGQGQAAQQRRVRTQVGDTRLSTLGAVIPGQQVAGAKIYTTVHGAFNFVIVLFDALSGQALATLDAGAITQWRTAACSVLAAQRGANPHSQTLGVLGLGAQGMAHALQFCQTFDLQRVLVWSPNVDEKRCHQLELECGVPVRAARAEEIAAQADILVTASRSRDPLFDGRSLKPGCFVAAVGSSLPTARELDDACLQRAGKIVVEWGEQTLAEAGDLILAASNCGVSDKLCELSDWLQLDRGQGYDAQGICVYKSVGVAIEDIAVAGLAYRRHQLGKTAQEALAAH, encoded by the coding sequence ATGCTGCATTTGACCGATCAGCAACTACACGAGCTGCTTGATGCGCCTGCCGTACAAGAGGTGCTGGAGCAGGCTTTCATCGAGTTTGGACAGGGCCAGGCGGCCCAGCAGCGTCGTGTGCGCACGCAGGTGGGCGATACCCGCTTGTCGACCTTGGGCGCGGTCATCCCAGGCCAGCAAGTGGCGGGTGCCAAGATTTATACGACCGTGCATGGCGCATTCAATTTTGTCATTGTGCTGTTTGATGCACTGAGCGGACAAGCTTTGGCCACCTTGGATGCTGGCGCGATCACGCAGTGGCGTACTGCAGCCTGCTCGGTTCTGGCAGCACAGCGTGGCGCCAATCCCCATTCGCAAACCTTGGGAGTGCTGGGTCTGGGTGCCCAGGGGATGGCGCATGCCCTGCAGTTTTGCCAGACCTTTGATTTGCAGCGTGTGCTGGTGTGGAGCCCGAATGTCGATGAGAAGCGCTGCCACCAGCTGGAGCTGGAGTGTGGTGTGCCTGTGCGAGCCGCCCGAGCGGAAGAGATCGCCGCACAGGCGGATATTCTGGTCACGGCCAGCCGCAGTCGCGATCCCCTGTTTGATGGACGCAGCCTGAAGCCAGGCTGCTTTGTCGCCGCCGTTGGCTCCAGTTTGCCAACAGCGCGGGAATTGGATGATGCCTGCCTGCAGCGGGCAGGCAAGATTGTGGTGGAGTGGGGTGAGCAGACTCTCGCGGAGGCGGGGGACCTGATTCTGGCTGCGTCCAATTGCGGCGTTTCGGACAAGTTGTGCGAGTTAAGCGATTGGTTGCAATTAGACCGGGGACAAGGCTACGACGCACAGGGAATTTGCGTGTATAAATCAGTGGGTGTGGCGATTGAAGATATTGCCGTCGCTGGATTGGCGTATCGCCGTCATCAGCTTGGCAAGACAGCGCAGGAGGCGCTTGCCGCACACTGA
- a CDS encoding aromatic ring-hydroxylating dioxygenase subunit alpha, with protein sequence MFVRNAWYVGALATQLGRSLQPVRMLGENLVLYRREDGQPVALEDSCPHRRLPLSKGRLIGDQVECGYHGLTFDCSGSCTKAPGVAQIPKSAVVRSYPCTERFGLVWIWMGDPELADPSKLVDIPEWDNPEWGVNRGDAMELDCNYLYVTDNLLDPSHVSWVHQSSFGSPDIIGLPLTVKVEDNGVTVSRWSKNVEVAPFYKQFVKFEGNCDRKQQYEVRFPSLAVIKAIFLPAGAATEEPSEYHQDVFLMDSYNFLTPIDEEHTRYFWFQLRNFSPDDEAISKIFNEDVRHAFLEDKVVLEEVHKALKERPAALDLPLDSGPLRFRRKISQMIQAEQAVASETATA encoded by the coding sequence ATGTTTGTACGCAATGCCTGGTATGTAGGCGCATTGGCTACGCAGCTCGGTCGCAGCTTGCAGCCCGTGCGTATGCTTGGCGAGAACCTGGTGCTGTATCGCCGTGAGGACGGCCAGCCAGTCGCCCTGGAAGATTCCTGTCCGCACCGTCGCCTGCCTTTGTCCAAAGGCCGTTTGATTGGCGATCAGGTGGAATGTGGCTACCACGGGCTGACATTTGATTGCAGCGGCTCCTGTACCAAGGCGCCCGGTGTGGCGCAAATCCCTAAAAGCGCGGTAGTGCGCAGCTACCCCTGTACGGAGCGTTTTGGTCTGGTCTGGATCTGGATGGGTGATCCTGAATTAGCTGATCCGTCCAAACTGGTCGACATTCCCGAGTGGGACAATCCCGAGTGGGGTGTGAACCGTGGCGACGCCATGGAGCTGGACTGCAATTACCTGTACGTCACGGACAATTTGCTGGACCCTTCGCACGTGTCCTGGGTACACCAAAGCTCGTTTGGTAGCCCCGACATCATCGGCCTGCCCTTGACGGTGAAGGTTGAGGACAATGGCGTGACGGTCTCGCGCTGGTCCAAAAATGTGGAAGTTGCGCCGTTTTACAAGCAGTTTGTGAAATTTGAAGGCAATTGCGACCGCAAACAGCAGTACGAAGTGCGCTTCCCGTCGCTGGCCGTGATCAAGGCCATCTTTCTGCCCGCCGGTGCGGCTACCGAGGAGCCCAGCGAGTACCACCAGGACGTTTTCCTGATGGACTCCTATAACTTCCTGACGCCTATCGACGAGGAACACACCCGCTACTTCTGGTTCCAGCTGCGCAACTTCAGCCCGGATGACGAGGCTATCTCCAAGATTTTCAACGAAGACGTGCGCCACGCTTTCCTGGAAGACAAAGTGGTTCTGGAAGAAGTGCATAAGGCCCTGAAAGAGCGTCCTGCCGCTTTGGATTTGCCCTTGGACTCCGGCCCCTTGCGCTTCCGTCGCAAGATCAGCCAGATGATCCAGGCCGAGCAAGCCGTCGCCAGCGAGACGGCAACGGCTTGA
- a CDS encoding MBL fold metallo-hydrolase, whose amino-acid sequence MNQTLVTVLSGYGSKAPAAILVQACGLRLLLDAGGPLYPGQVCDWYEGLEVDAILVTHDHQDHIGSLSKLPEHIPIYATASTARSLPAGRIWRELPTRGTTYIGDIAVRTGLSGHALGGVWLHLDVGGGLFYSGDFSCESLLFPFDLPPPAYLALLDASYGLYDQSHHVAWSILESLLESHPALLPVPPSGRAIEIALWRQQQGFEDWSMDASCYENLTRMISQSSDLLLPGVQQSLRELMPRAATFDPQAHLLLAGEPDGCQGKAGELIREHQARAADPNADSSERLLIHTGYVAPHAPRGTHTLCWNVHPRLTDLRWLVDMVQPRYCMPLFTQMHDLPTWRNVMGAALSLEGHWELPATSVGVV is encoded by the coding sequence ATGAACCAGACCCTGGTGACGGTGTTAAGTGGCTATGGAAGTAAAGCGCCAGCCGCCATTCTCGTGCAGGCATGCGGCTTGCGATTGCTGCTGGATGCCGGCGGGCCTTTGTATCCTGGGCAGGTGTGCGACTGGTATGAAGGCCTGGAGGTAGATGCCATTCTGGTGACGCACGATCACCAGGATCATATTGGTTCCTTGTCCAAGCTGCCTGAACACATACCTATTTATGCCACGGCCTCGACGGCACGCAGTTTGCCTGCGGGGCGGATCTGGCGTGAACTGCCAACCCGAGGCACGACCTACATTGGCGATATTGCCGTGCGTACCGGCTTGTCTGGCCATGCTTTGGGTGGTGTCTGGCTGCATCTGGATGTGGGCGGCGGGCTGTTTTATAGCGGCGACTTTTCCTGCGAGTCCTTGCTGTTCCCCTTTGATTTGCCACCCCCTGCCTATCTGGCTTTGCTGGATGCGTCTTACGGTTTGTACGACCAGTCCCATCATGTGGCCTGGAGCATTCTGGAGTCCCTGCTGGAGTCTCATCCGGCCTTGCTGCCTGTGCCACCCTCAGGCCGGGCGATAGAGATTGCCTTGTGGCGTCAGCAACAGGGTTTTGAGGACTGGAGCATGGATGCGTCCTGCTACGAAAACCTGACCCGCATGATCAGCCAAAGCAGCGATCTGTTGTTGCCAGGTGTGCAGCAATCCTTGCGAGAACTGATGCCGCGTGCGGCTACGTTTGATCCGCAAGCGCACCTGCTTCTGGCCGGTGAGCCGGACGGTTGCCAGGGCAAGGCGGGGGAGTTGATTCGGGAGCATCAGGCGCGGGCGGCAGACCCCAATGCCGACTCTAGCGAGCGCTTGCTGATTCACACCGGCTATGTAGCTCCACATGCACCGCGTGGCACGCATACCTTGTGCTGGAATGTGCATCCGCGTTTGACGGATTTGCGCTGGTTGGTCGACATGGTGCAGCCGCGATATTGCATGCCTTTGTTCACGCAAATGCATGATTTGCCGACCTGGCGCAATGTGATGGGTGCGGCCCTGAGCCTGGAAGGTCACTGGGAGTTGCCAGCGACCTCCGTAGGCGTGGTTTAG
- a CDS encoding Na-translocating system protein MpsC family protein yields the protein MAGFSSIGELKQALTRDYNRINSSIFASGVVTLKIDVLEDRISMLAVHKRQPALQTLSRENAHIADLADLYLIKAFKKEMKQVLVEEYGLDVVAIFKDYDATAQLSSTMVLLHKGV from the coding sequence ATGGCAGGCTTTTCTTCTATAGGCGAACTCAAGCAGGCACTGACCCGGGACTACAACCGCATTAACAGCAGTATTTTTGCCTCAGGTGTGGTGACGCTAAAGATTGATGTGCTCGAGGACCGGATCAGCATGCTGGCCGTTCACAAACGACAGCCTGCCCTGCAGACGCTGAGCCGTGAAAATGCGCATATCGCTGACTTGGCAGATCTGTATCTGATCAAGGCGTTCAAAAAAGAGATGAAGCAGGTTTTGGTGGAAGAGTATGGCCTGGACGTCGTGGCCATCTTCAAGGATTACGACGCGACGGCGCAGTTGTCTTCCACCATGGTGTTGTTGCACAAAGGAGTGTGA
- a CDS encoding aromatic amino acid transaminase, with the protein MFEHLQAYGGDPIFRLNEAFHADPRDRKVNLTIGLYYDDQGRLPLLDVARRAEEQWAAKGQPRGYLPIEGLASYRSAVQKLVFGADSKVLQEGRVATIQTLGGSGALKVGGDFLHEAYPNSEMWISDPAWDNHHSIFRGSGIPTHTYRYYDPATRGLDFTGLMEDISVLPEHSIVLLHPCCHNPTGADLSDEQWLQLIPVLQQRKLIPFLDMAYQGFGRSLDEDAFAVRAMVDAGLTFLLANSFSKNFSYYSERCGGLSVVCQSADEADRVLGQLKAVVRRIYSNPPSHGGQAIATILSDESLLAEWTADVETMRQRIAAMRQRVHDRLKELAPQYDSSYFVKQQGMFCYTGLTKEQIQKLRDDFGVYVLESGRISVPGLNQSNVDYFAESLAAVVA; encoded by the coding sequence ATGTTTGAGCATTTGCAGGCCTATGGTGGCGATCCGATTTTCCGTTTGAACGAGGCATTTCACGCCGATCCACGTGATCGCAAGGTCAACCTGACCATTGGTTTGTATTACGACGACCAAGGCCGTCTGCCATTGCTGGATGTGGCTCGCCGGGCTGAAGAACAATGGGCGGCCAAGGGCCAGCCCCGTGGCTACCTGCCTATCGAGGGTTTGGCTTCGTACCGCAGCGCCGTGCAAAAACTGGTTTTTGGTGCCGACAGCAAAGTGCTCCAAGAAGGTCGTGTTGCGACCATTCAGACACTGGGTGGTTCGGGTGCCTTGAAAGTGGGTGGCGACTTCCTGCACGAAGCCTACCCCAATAGCGAAATGTGGATCAGCGATCCAGCCTGGGATAACCACCACTCCATTTTCCGTGGATCGGGTATTCCTACCCACACTTACCGTTACTACGATCCAGCCACTCGCGGTCTGGATTTCACCGGCCTGATGGAAGACATCTCCGTCCTGCCCGAGCACAGCATTGTCTTGCTGCACCCCTGCTGTCATAACCCCACCGGGGCTGATCTGAGCGACGAGCAATGGCTGCAACTGATTCCTGTGCTGCAACAGCGCAAGCTGATTCCTTTCCTGGACATGGCTTACCAGGGGTTTGGTCGTAGCCTGGATGAAGATGCCTTCGCCGTGCGCGCCATGGTCGATGCTGGCCTGACTTTCCTGCTGGCCAACTCTTTCTCCAAGAACTTCTCCTACTACTCCGAGCGCTGCGGCGGCTTGTCGGTGGTGTGCCAGAGCGCGGACGAAGCTGACCGCGTTCTGGGTCAGCTCAAAGCTGTGGTGCGTCGCATCTACTCCAACCCGCCATCGCACGGTGGTCAGGCCATTGCCACCATCTTGTCCGATGAGTCCTTGCTGGCCGAGTGGACGGCAGACGTGGAAACCATGCGTCAGCGTATCGCCGCCATGCGTCAGCGTGTGCACGATCGTCTGAAAGAACTGGCTCCTCAATACGACAGCAGCTACTTCGTCAAACAGCAAGGCATGTTCTGCTACACCGGCCTGACCAAAGAGCAGATCCAGAAACTGCGTGACGATTTTGGCGTGTACGTGCTGGAGTCGGGCCGCATCAGCGTGCCAGGCCTGAACCAGTCCAACGTGGATTACTTCGCGGAGTCGCTGGCTGCTGTGGTGGCCTAA
- a CDS encoding 2Fe-2S iron-sulfur cluster-binding protein has protein sequence MPTITFHKNGQTHVGEVQENTNLVVRAGIKQFPFPHLTYGCGMGKCAKCACRVLEGAEHLPAANWKEKKQLGERLDQGWRLACQLWINQDIVLEQAETQEVQ, from the coding sequence ATGCCAACCATTACTTTTCATAAAAACGGCCAGACTCATGTGGGCGAGGTGCAGGAGAACACGAATTTGGTGGTCAGGGCGGGCATCAAGCAATTCCCCTTTCCTCATTTGACCTACGGTTGCGGCATGGGCAAGTGCGCCAAGTGTGCGTGTCGTGTGCTGGAGGGGGCCGAGCATCTGCCTGCGGCCAACTGGAAAGAGAAAAAGCAGTTGGGCGAGCGACTGGATCAGGGCTGGCGGCTGGCGTGCCAGCTGTGGATTAACCAGGACATCGTTCTGGAGCAGGCAGAAACACAGGAGGTGCAGTGA
- a CDS encoding LysR substrate-binding domain-containing protein produces the protein MDTLPPLRALQVFETLGHSQSLQEAARRLKITPGAISQQLRLLEDTLGCSLTYKEGKRLRLTAAGVRFHEICTQAFELLRDGQQEMERSRNTSLLSISALPSMLKTWMAPLAFQWQEQYDPELTLHLKGSHAEPDLEAEQIDFRITYGQAAARPRSFTELYTDRVVPACSPALLQGQAALRHPRDLLSYPLLSSDWQPRFTSPPSWRDWFESLDIDIGDTPLDRFRVFSLSHMALESAEAGQGFVLAQCSMIEKEVRSGQLILPFSHSLPLPWPYVLTRRAGAFESPHSQDFHRYLLNRARQQEQINQELLLQALA, from the coding sequence ATGGATACCTTGCCTCCCTTACGCGCGCTGCAAGTCTTTGAGACGCTGGGCCATAGCCAAAGCCTGCAAGAAGCGGCCCGTCGCTTGAAAATTACTCCCGGTGCCATCAGCCAGCAATTGCGCCTGCTGGAAGACACGTTGGGCTGTAGCCTGACCTACAAAGAAGGCAAACGCTTGCGGCTGACAGCGGCGGGGGTGCGCTTTCATGAAATCTGTACCCAGGCGTTTGAGCTGTTGCGCGACGGCCAGCAAGAAATGGAGCGTTCGCGCAACACCAGCCTGCTGTCCATCAGCGCTTTGCCGTCCATGCTTAAAACCTGGATGGCCCCGCTGGCGTTTCAATGGCAGGAGCAGTACGACCCAGAGCTGACACTGCACCTGAAAGGCAGCCATGCCGAGCCGGATCTGGAAGCCGAGCAAATCGACTTTCGGATTACCTACGGTCAGGCCGCCGCCCGCCCCCGCAGCTTTACCGAGCTTTATACCGACCGTGTCGTACCCGCTTGCAGCCCGGCCCTGCTCCAGGGGCAAGCCGCTTTGCGGCATCCCCGTGATCTATTGAGCTATCCCTTGCTGTCCTCGGACTGGCAGCCACGCTTTACCTCGCCGCCATCCTGGCGCGACTGGTTTGAGTCTTTGGATATAGACATAGGCGATACGCCCCTGGATCGCTTCCGCGTGTTTTCCCTGTCGCATATGGCGCTGGAGTCTGCGGAGGCCGGTCAGGGTTTTGTATTGGCGCAATGCTCGATGATAGAAAAGGAAGTGCGCAGCGGGCAGTTGATCCTGCCTTTTTCCCATTCCCTGCCCCTGCCCTGGCCGTACGTACTGACCCGACGGGCGGGTGCGTTTGAGTCGCCTCATAGCCAGGATTTTCATCGCTACTTATTGAACCGGGCGCGGCAGCAGGAGCAGATCAATCAGGAACTGCTGCTGCAAGCATTAGCCTGA
- a CDS encoding tyrosine-protein phosphatase — MSVSSLPSSLSCPLEGASNFRDIGGYATDSGSFRKGRVYRSDHLADLSSHDLDTLQELGIACSLDFRGAHERKRSPYQYSFLTSHALTVEPTVLPDFLDMLAKGEVDVKAAYGTMNKTYTEFVTGHAATFGRVFDQLLETDTPVVMHCTAGKDRTGFAVALLHRAAGVHPDDVMHDYLLTNQFFRRPDLPDNRGISEEVLDILWGVQPEFLETAFKTIDETHGNLDNFFQNALKLSPARREALLERYTA, encoded by the coding sequence GTGTCCGTATCGTCGCTGCCCAGTTCCCTATCCTGCCCTTTAGAAGGGGCCAGCAACTTCCGTGATATTGGCGGCTATGCCACAGACTCCGGCTCCTTTCGTAAAGGCCGCGTCTACCGCTCGGACCATTTGGCGGATTTAAGCAGCCATGATCTGGACACCCTGCAGGAGTTGGGCATTGCCTGCTCACTGGATTTCCGGGGTGCACATGAACGCAAACGCTCTCCCTACCAGTACAGTTTTCTGACCAGTCATGCGCTGACCGTCGAACCCACCGTATTGCCTGATTTTCTGGACATGCTTGCCAAGGGCGAAGTGGACGTCAAAGCTGCCTACGGCACCATGAACAAGACCTACACGGAATTCGTGACTGGACATGCCGCTACGTTTGGACGGGTCTTTGACCAGTTGCTGGAAACCGATACCCCTGTCGTCATGCACTGCACGGCGGGGAAGGATCGCACCGGCTTTGCCGTCGCCTTGCTGCACCGCGCCGCCGGGGTCCACCCTGATGATGTCATGCACGACTATCTGCTGACCAATCAGTTCTTCCGCCGCCCCGATCTGCCCGATAACCGTGGCATCAGCGAGGAAGTGCTGGATATTCTCTGGGGCGTTCAGCCCGAATTTCTGGAAACCGCTTTCAAGACCATTGATGAGACACACGGCAATCTGGACAACTTCTTTCAGAACGCCTTGAAACTCAGCCCAGCACGACGCGAGGCCTTGCTGGAGCGCTACACCGCCTAA
- a CDS encoding FAD-binding oxidoreductase — translation MNTTASSASTEATASRRFRDYRVLEKQRESEVITSFVLQPVDGVMPPYQPGQYLVFRLEIDGQTVLRNYSVSGDPDCTERLRISVKHEKAPAGSSVADGLASSYLHQQVQPGDVLSAAGPMGEFVLDESSQRPVVLLSGGVGQTPLLAMLHRLLKRSQRKVYVIHACDNSVVHAFADEMRELVAQREGVQLYFCYRNPTEDDEQAGLHHVAGLITREQLQRWLPLDDYEFYLCGPGAFMQSNYGVLRSLGVARERIHYEFFGPATVLENTLAGDTAASTVQPEGQTAMVSSAAGVNAEQALLPAITEAAAQTSAETAVDATQTVTFLPDGRQAQWHEDCPSLLDLAEETGLSPDFNCRAGLCNTCMCTLVSGEVDYFEEPLDPVPEGKVLLCCSRPRGPVAVELP, via the coding sequence ATGAATACGACTGCATCATCTGCGTCTACGGAGGCTACGGCCAGCCGCCGTTTCCGGGATTATCGTGTCCTGGAAAAGCAGCGCGAAAGCGAAGTGATTACTTCGTTTGTACTGCAGCCGGTGGACGGTGTTATGCCGCCTTATCAGCCGGGTCAGTATCTGGTGTTCCGTCTGGAGATTGACGGGCAAACCGTGCTGCGCAATTACAGCGTGTCGGGGGATCCCGACTGCACGGAGCGTCTGCGCATTTCCGTCAAACACGAGAAGGCCCCGGCCGGGTCAAGCGTGGCCGATGGCTTGGCCTCCTCCTATCTGCATCAACAGGTGCAGCCGGGCGATGTGCTGAGCGCGGCCGGCCCCATGGGCGAGTTCGTGCTGGACGAGAGCAGCCAGCGGCCTGTGGTGCTGCTAAGCGGCGGCGTGGGCCAGACCCCTTTGCTGGCCATGCTGCATCGCTTGCTTAAACGCAGTCAGCGTAAGGTGTATGTGATTCATGCCTGTGATAACAGCGTGGTGCATGCCTTTGCGGATGAGATGCGCGAGCTGGTGGCACAACGCGAAGGTGTGCAGCTTTACTTCTGCTATCGCAACCCGACGGAAGATGATGAGCAAGCCGGTTTGCACCATGTGGCGGGACTGATTACACGTGAGCAGTTGCAGCGTTGGCTGCCACTGGATGATTACGAGTTTTACCTGTGTGGGCCTGGTGCCTTCATGCAGAGCAATTACGGTGTGTTGCGTAGCTTGGGTGTGGCGCGAGAGCGCATTCACTACGAGTTTTTTGGCCCGGCCACGGTGCTGGAAAACACCCTGGCTGGCGATACTGCCGCCAGCACGGTTCAGCCTGAGGGGCAAACGGCCATGGTCTCCAGCGCCGCAGGGGTGAACGCAGAGCAGGCGTTGCTCCCCGCCATCACTGAAGCTGCTGCGCAAACCAGTGCTGAAACCGCCGTGGATGCGACGCAAACCGTGACGTTCCTGCCCGACGGTCGTCAGGCCCAATGGCATGAGGACTGTCCTTCCTTGCTGGATCTGGCTGAAGAAACGGGCTTGAGCCCGGACTTCAATTGCCGGGCCGGCCTGTGCAATACCTGCATGTGCACTCTGGTATCGGGCGAGGTCGATTATTTTGAAGAGCCTCTGGACCCTGTGCCAGAGGGCAAAGTCTTGTTGTGCTGTTCCCGTCCCCGTGGTCCGGTGGCTGTGGAATTACCTTAA
- a CDS encoding Nif3-like dinuclear metal center hexameric protein — translation MAYVADLLDALNVITGGRMVSCMDEVKCGHHPFVIWKSSGIYGKEVLEIPGLIHGDPNKEVRKVAVCMTMSELSIELAGATGVDAIVAHHPIADAASCGGVTLKDYLDLYGVAALECHEAFHGLHPGIAYLHGHKVGKSDIAYGGIHGNVMFVGEPLEGVNTLGDMLDRLDGFMGLDLEDQVLQAERRIKGNENILETSTLTRGAIRLGERSSRVGRILHIFPHTGFSPDHLRQAVAENPGVDTVLASISRVYDGHALIECARELGLNFLVGNSHVLEILENGLPLAYALSALLDGVEVVMFRDRVTSTPVHQVGGARLREYAQHFSTAHLMGKNVLSFQ, via the coding sequence ATGGCCTATGTAGCCGATTTGCTGGATGCATTGAACGTAATTACGGGGGGACGCATGGTGTCCTGTATGGATGAGGTCAAATGCGGCCATCATCCCTTCGTGATCTGGAAGTCCTCTGGAATTTACGGCAAGGAAGTACTGGAGATCCCGGGACTGATTCATGGGGATCCCAACAAGGAAGTGCGCAAGGTGGCGGTGTGCATGACCATGTCCGAACTGAGCATTGAGCTGGCAGGTGCCACCGGGGTGGATGCCATTGTTGCGCATCATCCGATCGCCGATGCCGCCAGTTGCGGGGGCGTGACCCTGAAGGATTATCTGGACTTGTATGGCGTCGCTGCGCTGGAGTGCCACGAAGCGTTTCATGGTTTGCATCCGGGTATTGCGTATCTGCATGGCCACAAAGTGGGCAAAAGCGATATCGCTTATGGAGGCATTCATGGCAATGTGATGTTCGTGGGCGAGCCCCTGGAAGGGGTGAACACCTTGGGCGACATGCTGGATCGGCTTGACGGTTTCATGGGCTTGGATCTGGAGGATCAGGTCTTGCAGGCTGAACGCCGTATCAAGGGCAATGAAAACATTCTGGAGACCAGTACTCTGACGCGGGGAGCCATTCGGCTGGGCGAGCGTAGTAGTCGAGTCGGTCGTATTTTGCACATTTTTCCGCATACCGGCTTCAGCCCCGACCATCTGCGTCAGGCGGTGGCCGAGAACCCGGGCGTTGACACGGTGCTGGCTTCCATCAGCCGGGTCTACGACGGCCATGCGCTTATCGAATGCGCGCGTGAACTAGGCCTGAATTTCCTGGTGGGCAACAGTCATGTACTGGAAATTCTGGAAAATGGGTTGCCCTTGGCGTATGCCCTGAGCGCTTTGCTCGATGGTGTCGAGGTGGTGATGTTCCGCGACCGGGTGACATCGACACCTGTGCATCAAGTGGGTGGGGCCCGCTTGCGTGAATACGCTCAGCATTTTTCGACAGCCCATTTGATGGGCAAGAATGTGTTGAGCTTCCAGTAA